Proteins encoded in a region of the Pseudomonas putida genome:
- a CDS encoding mechanosensitive ion channel family protein: MLCALLPLAGHGKDAVGSATDGVPGEPAELRIANRSIFTFHATLLGETPAARAQRATAVIDEALRGTDELKVSVDPIVNSHLVLLGGRRAFIVAPQDLGVEGGDTREAAEQAAATLRQVVDETGEARSLRFLLKALGFSAVATLVFVLLIKAANLGRRRLRGRLPQLMRERARQIKVGQLPLFDMQYVYFVIDRLLRLMYWVIVLLLGYQWLSFVLSQFPYTRPWGESLNVHLLDLLRYLLDGILHAIPGIAVAVMIFFIARGISGFSRRVLERMARPGTLKWLTEETLQPTTRLTSLAIWLFALVMAYPYLPGSGTDAFKGLSVLLGLMISLGASSVVGQAAAGLILTYSRTLKAGEYVRVGDNEGTVTEVGMFNTTIRTGLGEVLTLPNSMITGSVTRNYSRVVQGQGYIVDTVVTIGYDTPWRQVEAMLVEAAQRTEGILAKPRPQVFQTGLSDFYPEYRLVGQAVPSEPRPRAELLSLLHANIQDVFNEYGVQIMSPHYLGDPAQEKWVPREKWFAAPAREPGGDGKDA; this comes from the coding sequence ATGCTGTGTGCCTTGCTGCCGCTGGCGGGGCATGGCAAGGATGCGGTGGGTAGCGCGACCGATGGCGTGCCGGGTGAACCGGCAGAACTGCGCATCGCCAACCGCAGCATCTTCACCTTCCACGCCACCTTGCTCGGCGAGACCCCGGCCGCGCGCGCGCAGCGGGCGACGGCGGTGATCGATGAGGCATTGCGCGGCACCGACGAGCTGAAAGTCAGCGTCGACCCCATCGTCAACAGCCACCTGGTGCTGCTAGGTGGGCGGCGGGCCTTCATCGTCGCCCCGCAGGACCTGGGCGTGGAGGGTGGCGACACCCGGGAGGCGGCCGAGCAGGCTGCGGCCACGTTGCGTCAGGTCGTGGATGAAACCGGCGAGGCGCGCAGCCTGCGTTTTCTGCTCAAGGCGCTGGGCTTTTCCGCCGTCGCGACACTGGTGTTCGTGCTGCTGATCAAGGCTGCCAACCTGGGCCGACGCAGACTGCGCGGCCGTTTGCCGCAATTGATGCGAGAACGAGCCCGGCAGATCAAGGTAGGCCAACTGCCGCTGTTCGACATGCAGTATGTGTACTTTGTGATCGACCGGCTGCTGCGCCTGATGTACTGGGTGATCGTCTTGCTGCTTGGCTACCAGTGGCTGAGCTTCGTGCTGTCGCAATTCCCCTATACCCGGCCGTGGGGCGAAAGCCTCAACGTGCATCTGCTCGACCTGCTGCGCTACCTGCTCGACGGCATTCTGCATGCCATTCCCGGTATTGCCGTGGCCGTCATGATCTTTTTCATCGCCCGCGGCATCAGCGGCTTCAGCCGCCGCGTGCTGGAGCGCATGGCCCGCCCGGGTACGCTGAAGTGGTTGACCGAAGAAACCTTGCAGCCCACCACCCGGCTAACTTCACTGGCGATCTGGCTGTTTGCCCTGGTGATGGCTTACCCGTACCTGCCGGGCTCTGGCACCGATGCCTTCAAAGGGCTTTCGGTGCTGTTGGGCCTGATGATTTCGCTGGGTGCCTCCAGCGTGGTCGGGCAGGCTGCGGCGGGGCTGATCCTGACGTATTCGCGCACACTGAAGGCCGGTGAATACGTGCGGGTAGGGGATAACGAAGGCACGGTGACCGAGGTGGGCATGTTCAACACCACCATCCGCACCGGTTTGGGCGAGGTGTTGACGCTGCCCAACTCGATGATCACCGGGTCGGTGACGCGCAACTATTCACGGGTGGTGCAGGGCCAGGGGTACATCGTCGATACGGTGGTCACCATCGGCTATGACACGCCCTGGCGCCAGGTCGAGGCGATGCTGGTGGAGGCCGCGCAGCGCACCGAGGGCATTCTTGCCAAACCCAGGCCGCAGGTGTTCCAGACCGGGCTCTCGGACTTTTACCCCGAATACCGCCTGGTGGGCCAAGCGGTGCCCAGCGAGCCACGGCCGCGCGCCGAGCTGTTGAGCCTGTTGCACGCCAACATCCAGGATGTATTCAATGAATACGGCGTGCAGATCATGTCGCCGCATTACCTGGGCGACCCGGCTCAGGAGAAGTGGGTGCCGCGTGAGAAGTGGTTTGCCGCGCCGGCGCGGGAACCGGGTGGCGATGGCAAGGATGCCTGA
- a CDS encoding arylsulfatase yields MKSSRAWLSAAALAATATFGAGLASAADKPNILVIFGDDIGQTNISAYGKGVVGYQTPNIDRIAKEGMMFTDYYAENSCTAGRSTFITGQSALRTGLSKVGMPGVPVGLQARDVTIAQALKAHGYATGQFGKNHLGDKDEYLPTNHGFDEFFGNLYHLNAEEEPERPYWPKDDAEFVKAASPRGVIKSSADGKIEDTGALNKKRMETIDDETTQAAINFIDKQVKADKPFFVWMNTTRMHAFTHVRESMQGQSGMVGNEYADGMLEHDGDVGKLLKTLDDLKVADNTIVVYTTDNGPNQWSWPDAATTPFRNEKNSNWEGAFRVPAMIRWPNHVKADTVSTQMMSGLDWFPTLLAAIGDTDIKDRLLKGADVGGKNFKVHLDGYNQLDYLTGKSDKSARNEFFYFSDDGDLVAMRYDNWKIVFCEQRAPGGLKVWSEPFTCLRVPKLFNLRMDPYERADVVSDQYYDWLTKNDYLIFNGVKKSAQFLQTFVEYPPSQRPASFSIDQIRADVDKKIEEKMNKQ; encoded by the coding sequence ATGAAGTCCAGTAGAGCATGGTTGTCGGCGGCCGCCCTCGCGGCAACGGCAACGTTCGGGGCGGGGCTGGCCAGTGCGGCGGACAAGCCGAACATCCTGGTCATCTTCGGTGACGACATCGGCCAGACCAATATCAGTGCCTATGGCAAGGGCGTGGTCGGTTACCAGACGCCGAACATCGACCGCATCGCCAAGGAAGGCATGATGTTCACCGACTATTACGCGGAGAACAGTTGCACCGCCGGCCGGTCGACGTTCATCACCGGTCAGTCGGCATTGCGCACCGGCCTGTCCAAGGTCGGTATGCCTGGCGTACCGGTGGGCCTGCAAGCACGCGACGTTACCATCGCTCAAGCGCTCAAGGCACATGGCTATGCCACTGGCCAGTTCGGCAAGAACCACCTGGGGGACAAGGACGAGTACTTGCCGACCAACCATGGCTTCGACGAGTTCTTTGGCAACCTGTACCACTTGAACGCCGAGGAGGAACCGGAGCGCCCTTACTGGCCCAAGGATGATGCCGAATTCGTCAAGGCCGCTTCACCACGCGGTGTGATCAAGTCCAGCGCCGACGGCAAGATCGAAGACACCGGTGCGTTGAACAAGAAACGCATGGAAACCATCGACGACGAGACCACCCAGGCGGCGATCAACTTCATCGACAAACAGGTCAAGGCCGACAAGCCTTTCTTCGTGTGGATGAACACCACGCGCATGCATGCCTTTACCCATGTGCGCGAGTCGATGCAGGGCCAGAGCGGCATGGTGGGTAACGAGTATGCCGACGGCATGCTTGAGCATGATGGCGACGTGGGCAAGCTTTTGAAAACCCTCGACGACCTCAAGGTGGCTGACAACACTATCGTGGTCTACACCACTGACAACGGCCCGAACCAGTGGTCCTGGCCGGATGCGGCGACTACACCGTTCCGCAACGAGAAGAACTCCAACTGGGAAGGGGCCTTCCGTGTACCGGCTATGATTCGCTGGCCAAACCATGTCAAGGCGGACACCGTCTCCACCCAGATGATGTCGGGGCTGGACTGGTTCCCGACGCTGCTTGCGGCCATTGGTGACACTGATATCAAGGACCGCTTGCTCAAAGGGGCCGATGTCGGTGGCAAGAACTTCAAGGTGCATCTGGACGGCTACAACCAACTCGACTACCTCACAGGCAAGAGCGACAAGAGTGCACGAAACGAGTTCTTCTACTTCAGTGACGACGGCGACCTGGTAGCGATGCGCTACGACAACTGGAAGATCGTTTTCTGCGAGCAGCGTGCGCCAGGTGGTCTGAAGGTATGGAGCGAACCGTTCACCTGCCTGCGGGTGCCGAAGCTGTTCAATCTGCGGATGGACCCATACGAGCGGGCAGACGTAGTGTCTGACCAGTACTACGACTGGCTGACCAAAAACGACTATCTGATATTCAACGGCGTGAAGAAATCGGCGCAATTCCTGCAAACCTTTGTCGAGTACCCACCTAGCCAGCGGCCGGCCAGCTTCAGCATCGACCAGATCCGCGCTGACGTGGACAAGAAAATTGAAGAAAAGATGAACAAGCAGTGA
- a CDS encoding HAD family hydrolase encodes MRKVLVSTASVRALLCVLLLVPALQVLAAEPLASWRDGPSRQAIEAFVGAVTQQGGPDYVAPAERIAVFDNDGTLWSEQPLYFEVLFAMDEVKRLAPQHPQWRNQQPFKAILENDHQALAAQGMDGMLKIVAATHSGMSSEDFIARSRSWLVSARHPRTGKPYTEMVFQPMLELLGYLRDNGFKTYIVSGGEVAFMRAFADEVYGIPPEQVIGTTLEASFQDQQGKLSIQRLPKVVHNDDGPGKPVSIDSIIGRRPLLAFGNSDGDLQMLQWTKAGKGRRFAGLVHHTDAHREWAYDRKSSVGRLDKALDQATAKGWTVVDMASEWRRVYPFETPQ; translated from the coding sequence ATGCGCAAGGTCCTGGTGAGCACCGCTTCCGTTCGTGCGCTGTTATGTGTCTTGCTGCTGGTGCCGGCCCTGCAGGTGCTGGCCGCTGAGCCGTTGGCCTCTTGGCGTGACGGGCCGTCGCGCCAGGCCATCGAGGCTTTTGTTGGCGCGGTCACCCAGCAAGGTGGCCCCGACTATGTCGCCCCGGCCGAGCGCATCGCGGTGTTCGACAACGATGGCACGTTGTGGAGCGAGCAACCGTTGTATTTTGAAGTGCTGTTCGCCATGGATGAGGTCAAGCGCCTGGCGCCGCAGCACCCGCAGTGGCGTAATCAGCAGCCGTTCAAGGCGATACTCGAGAACGATCACCAGGCGCTGGCGGCGCAAGGCATGGACGGCATGCTCAAGATCGTCGCGGCCACCCATTCGGGGATGAGCAGTGAGGATTTCATTGCCCGCAGCCGCAGCTGGCTGGTCAGCGCCCGTCACCCACGCACCGGCAAGCCGTACACCGAGATGGTGTTCCAGCCAATGCTCGAGCTGCTGGGCTACCTGCGTGACAACGGCTTCAAGACCTACATCGTGTCAGGTGGCGAGGTCGCCTTCATGCGCGCCTTTGCCGACGAGGTGTATGGCATCCCGCCGGAGCAGGTGATCGGCACGACCCTGGAGGCTTCGTTTCAGGACCAACAGGGCAAGCTGAGCATCCAGCGTTTGCCCAAGGTAGTGCACAACGACGACGGCCCGGGCAAGCCGGTGAGCATCGATTCGATCATCGGCCGCCGACCGCTGCTGGCGTTCGGTAATTCCGACGGCGACCTGCAGATGCTGCAGTGGACTAAAGCGGGCAAGGGCCGACGCTTTGCCGGGCTGGTCCACCACACCGATGCCCACCGCGAATGGGCCTATGACCGCAAGAGTTCGGTCGGGCGCCTTGACAAAGCCCTGGACCAAGCCACCGCCAAGGGCTGGACCGTGGTCGACATGGCCAGTGAATGGCGCCGTGTCTACCCCTTTGAAACACCGCAATGA